A region from the Linepithema humile isolate Giens D197 chromosome 1, Lhum_UNIL_v1.0, whole genome shotgun sequence genome encodes:
- the GLS gene encoding glutaminase liver isoform, mitochondrial isoform X1, protein MILRQVVIPGVRMLKIVKIGANGLRRLHFTSKEHAAAPTSTRFGNAKFLDAALGTAVESERSQTREYSFIHDSHYMYTRDQDQATNAEDVLFDMFKNEETGLVSVGKFLAALRASGLRKNDPRLQELSDNLKKEHAKSGGHEGVSHETQKLDREQFRRIINPNIVLISRAFRHQFIISDWAGFTKHIEDFYWKCKTNTEGKVASYIPQLARMNPEYWGVSVCTIDGQRFSIGDTSIPFTLQSCSKPLTYAIALDRLGQETVHQYVGQEPSGRNFNELVLDYNKKPHNPMINAGAILICSLLKGLVKPEMGLAEKFDFTMNYFKRLAGEETLGFNNAVFLSEREAADRNYALGFYMREHGCYPDKTNLREIMDFYFQCCAMEANCETMAVMAATLANGGICPITEEKVLKPESVRDVLSLMHSCGMYDYSGQFAFNVGIPAKSGVSGSLLVVIPNVMGICTWSPPLDPLGNSCRGLQFCEELVREFNFHRYDNLKHATNKKDPRRHKYETKGLSIVNLLFSAASGDVTAMRRHRLSGMDMTLSDYDGRTALHLAASEGHLDCVEFLIEQCGVPHHPKDRWGKRPVDEAETFGHVQVVEYLKNYAVAHKTEMENKENESIDEESCHKTSETAVQSPLP, encoded by the exons ATGATATTGAGACAGGTGGTAATACCAGGCGTGAGAATGCTGAAGATCGTAAAAATTGGGGCAAACGGGCTTAGAAGACTGCACTTTACGAGCAAG GAACATGCTGCTGCACCAACATCTACGAGATTcggaaatgcaaaatttttggaCGCTGCTTTAGGAACTGCAGTGGAATCAGAACGTTCTCAGACAcg CGAATATAGCTTCATTCATGACAGTCACTATATGTA CACTCGAGATCAAGATCAAGCAACAAATGCCGAAGATGTTTTATTTGACATGTTTAAAAACGAGGAGACTGGTCTTGTATCAGTGGGAAAGTTCCTAGCT GCATTAAGGGCAAGTGGCTTGCGGAAGAATGATCCTCGACTTCAAGAACTTTctgataatttgaaaaaagaacATGCAAAAAGTGGCGGTCACGAAGGTGTATCGCATGAAACGCAGAAGCTGGATAGAGAACAATTCAGAAG AATTATAAATCCCAATATTGTCTTGATCTCGCGAGCATTCAGACATCAGTTTATAATTTCTGATTGGGCGGGTTTTACAAAGCACATTGAGGATTTTTATTGGAAATGCAAGACAAACACCGAAGGCAAAGTCGCGTCCTATATACCGCAGCTGGCCAGAATGAATCCAGAATATTGGGGCGTTTCCGTGTGCACTATCGACGGACAGCGATTCAGCATCGGCGACACCTCGATACCCTTTACACTTCAAAGTTGTAGCAAACCTTTGACCTACGCGATAGCTCTGGACAGATTGGGTCAGGAAACGGTGCATCAATACGTTGGTCAAGAACCATCTGGCAGAAACTTCAACGAGCTCGTGCTCGATTACAATA aaaaaccACACAATCCAATGATTAATGCCGGCGCGATACTAATTTGCTCGCTTCTGAAAGGGTTAGTCAAGCCAGAAATGGGTTTGGCAGAAAAATTCGATTTCACAATGAATTACTTCAAAAGATTGGCCGGCGAAGAGACTCTCGGCTTTAACAACGCTGTTTTTCTGTCAGAGCGAGAGGCAGCCGATCGAAATTACGCTTTAGGTTTTTACATGAGGGAGCACGGATGTTATCCGGATAAGACTAATCTACGCGAAATTATGGATTTTTATTTCCAG tgTTGTGCCATGGAAGCGAATTGCGAGACGATGGCGGTAATGGCAGCTACGCTTGCGAATGGTGGCATATGTCCGATAACTGAGGAGAAGGTTTTAAAACCGGAAAGCGTTCGTGACGTGTTGAGTCTTATGCATAGCTGCGGCATGTATGACTACAGCGGACAATTCGCATTTAAT gTGGGTATACCAGCGAAATCCGGTGTGTCGGGAAGTCTTCTAGTGGTAATTCCAAATGTTATGGGAATTTGCACATGGTCTCCACCTTTGGATCCGCTTGGAAATTCTTGTCGCGGTTTACAATTCTGCGAAGAACTTGTGCGTGAGTTTAACTTTCACAg ATATGACAATTTGAAACATGCGACGAACAAGAAGGACCCAAGACGGCATAAGTATGAGACGAAAGGTCTCTCGATCGTTAATCTTCTGTTCAGTGCTGCCAGTGGTGACGTCACAGCGATGAGAAG ACACCGACTGAGTGGAATGGATATGACTCTGTCAGACTACGACGGTAGAACTGCACTGCACTTGGCCGCCAGCGAAGGCCATTTGGATTGCGTCGAGTTTCTGATCGAACAATGCGGAGTCCCACATCATCCCAAGGACAG atggGGCAAACGACCAGTCGACGAAGCCGAGACATTCGGGCATGTGCAGGTGgtagaatatttgaaaaattacgcTGTCGCTCATAAAACCGAGATGGAGAATAAAGAGAACGAAAGTATTGATGAGGAATCTTGTCACAAAACGTCAGAAACAGCGGTGCAATCGCCATTGCCGTAA
- the GLS gene encoding glutaminase liver isoform, mitochondrial isoform X2: MILRQVVIPGVRMLKIVKIGANGLRRLHFTSKEHAAAPTSTRFGNAKFLDAALGTAVESERSQTRTRDQDQATNAEDVLFDMFKNEETGLVSVGKFLAALRASGLRKNDPRLQELSDNLKKEHAKSGGHEGVSHETQKLDREQFRRIINPNIVLISRAFRHQFIISDWAGFTKHIEDFYWKCKTNTEGKVASYIPQLARMNPEYWGVSVCTIDGQRFSIGDTSIPFTLQSCSKPLTYAIALDRLGQETVHQYVGQEPSGRNFNELVLDYNKKPHNPMINAGAILICSLLKGLVKPEMGLAEKFDFTMNYFKRLAGEETLGFNNAVFLSEREAADRNYALGFYMREHGCYPDKTNLREIMDFYFQCCAMEANCETMAVMAATLANGGICPITEEKVLKPESVRDVLSLMHSCGMYDYSGQFAFNVGIPAKSGVSGSLLVVIPNVMGICTWSPPLDPLGNSCRGLQFCEELVREFNFHRYDNLKHATNKKDPRRHKYETKGLSIVNLLFSAASGDVTAMRRHRLSGMDMTLSDYDGRTALHLAASEGHLDCVEFLIEQCGVPHHPKDRWGKRPVDEAETFGHVQVVEYLKNYAVAHKTEMENKENESIDEESCHKTSETAVQSPLP, translated from the exons ATGATATTGAGACAGGTGGTAATACCAGGCGTGAGAATGCTGAAGATCGTAAAAATTGGGGCAAACGGGCTTAGAAGACTGCACTTTACGAGCAAG GAACATGCTGCTGCACCAACATCTACGAGATTcggaaatgcaaaatttttggaCGCTGCTTTAGGAACTGCAGTGGAATCAGAACGTTCTCAGACAcg CACTCGAGATCAAGATCAAGCAACAAATGCCGAAGATGTTTTATTTGACATGTTTAAAAACGAGGAGACTGGTCTTGTATCAGTGGGAAAGTTCCTAGCT GCATTAAGGGCAAGTGGCTTGCGGAAGAATGATCCTCGACTTCAAGAACTTTctgataatttgaaaaaagaacATGCAAAAAGTGGCGGTCACGAAGGTGTATCGCATGAAACGCAGAAGCTGGATAGAGAACAATTCAGAAG AATTATAAATCCCAATATTGTCTTGATCTCGCGAGCATTCAGACATCAGTTTATAATTTCTGATTGGGCGGGTTTTACAAAGCACATTGAGGATTTTTATTGGAAATGCAAGACAAACACCGAAGGCAAAGTCGCGTCCTATATACCGCAGCTGGCCAGAATGAATCCAGAATATTGGGGCGTTTCCGTGTGCACTATCGACGGACAGCGATTCAGCATCGGCGACACCTCGATACCCTTTACACTTCAAAGTTGTAGCAAACCTTTGACCTACGCGATAGCTCTGGACAGATTGGGTCAGGAAACGGTGCATCAATACGTTGGTCAAGAACCATCTGGCAGAAACTTCAACGAGCTCGTGCTCGATTACAATA aaaaaccACACAATCCAATGATTAATGCCGGCGCGATACTAATTTGCTCGCTTCTGAAAGGGTTAGTCAAGCCAGAAATGGGTTTGGCAGAAAAATTCGATTTCACAATGAATTACTTCAAAAGATTGGCCGGCGAAGAGACTCTCGGCTTTAACAACGCTGTTTTTCTGTCAGAGCGAGAGGCAGCCGATCGAAATTACGCTTTAGGTTTTTACATGAGGGAGCACGGATGTTATCCGGATAAGACTAATCTACGCGAAATTATGGATTTTTATTTCCAG tgTTGTGCCATGGAAGCGAATTGCGAGACGATGGCGGTAATGGCAGCTACGCTTGCGAATGGTGGCATATGTCCGATAACTGAGGAGAAGGTTTTAAAACCGGAAAGCGTTCGTGACGTGTTGAGTCTTATGCATAGCTGCGGCATGTATGACTACAGCGGACAATTCGCATTTAAT gTGGGTATACCAGCGAAATCCGGTGTGTCGGGAAGTCTTCTAGTGGTAATTCCAAATGTTATGGGAATTTGCACATGGTCTCCACCTTTGGATCCGCTTGGAAATTCTTGTCGCGGTTTACAATTCTGCGAAGAACTTGTGCGTGAGTTTAACTTTCACAg ATATGACAATTTGAAACATGCGACGAACAAGAAGGACCCAAGACGGCATAAGTATGAGACGAAAGGTCTCTCGATCGTTAATCTTCTGTTCAGTGCTGCCAGTGGTGACGTCACAGCGATGAGAAG ACACCGACTGAGTGGAATGGATATGACTCTGTCAGACTACGACGGTAGAACTGCACTGCACTTGGCCGCCAGCGAAGGCCATTTGGATTGCGTCGAGTTTCTGATCGAACAATGCGGAGTCCCACATCATCCCAAGGACAG atggGGCAAACGACCAGTCGACGAAGCCGAGACATTCGGGCATGTGCAGGTGgtagaatatttgaaaaattacgcTGTCGCTCATAAAACCGAGATGGAGAATAAAGAGAACGAAAGTATTGATGAGGAATCTTGTCACAAAACGTCAGAAACAGCGGTGCAATCGCCATTGCCGTAA
- the GLS gene encoding glutaminase kidney isoform, mitochondrial isoform X4, with protein MDDFEFTGHYNDIINGFKELPRKTFRTRDQDQATNAEDVLFDMFKNEETGLVSVGKFLAALRASGLRKNDPRLQELSDNLKKEHAKSGGHEGVSHETQKLDREQFRRIINPNIVLISRAFRHQFIISDWAGFTKHIEDFYWKCKTNTEGKVASYIPQLARMNPEYWGVSVCTIDGQRFSIGDTSIPFTLQSCSKPLTYAIALDRLGQETVHQYVGQEPSGRNFNELVLDYNKKPHNPMINAGAILICSLLKGLVKPEMGLAEKFDFTMNYFKRLAGEETLGFNNAVFLSEREAADRNYALGFYMREHGCYPDKTNLREIMDFYFQCCAMEANCETMAVMAATLANGGICPITEEKVLKPESVRDVLSLMHSCGMYDYSGQFAFNVGIPAKSGVSGSLLVVIPNVMGICTWSPPLDPLGNSCRGLQFCEELVREFNFHRYDNLKHATNKKDPRRHKYETKGLSIVNLLFSAASGDVTAMRRHRLSGMDMTLSDYDGRTALHLAASEGHLDCVEFLIEQCGVPHHPKDRWGKRPVDEAETFGHVQVVEYLKNYAVAHKTEMENKENESIDEESCHKTSETAVQSPLP; from the exons ATGGACGATTTCGAATTCACTGGTCATTACAATGACATAATAAATGGCTTTAAAGAACTGCCACGAAAAACATTTCG CACTCGAGATCAAGATCAAGCAACAAATGCCGAAGATGTTTTATTTGACATGTTTAAAAACGAGGAGACTGGTCTTGTATCAGTGGGAAAGTTCCTAGCT GCATTAAGGGCAAGTGGCTTGCGGAAGAATGATCCTCGACTTCAAGAACTTTctgataatttgaaaaaagaacATGCAAAAAGTGGCGGTCACGAAGGTGTATCGCATGAAACGCAGAAGCTGGATAGAGAACAATTCAGAAG AATTATAAATCCCAATATTGTCTTGATCTCGCGAGCATTCAGACATCAGTTTATAATTTCTGATTGGGCGGGTTTTACAAAGCACATTGAGGATTTTTATTGGAAATGCAAGACAAACACCGAAGGCAAAGTCGCGTCCTATATACCGCAGCTGGCCAGAATGAATCCAGAATATTGGGGCGTTTCCGTGTGCACTATCGACGGACAGCGATTCAGCATCGGCGACACCTCGATACCCTTTACACTTCAAAGTTGTAGCAAACCTTTGACCTACGCGATAGCTCTGGACAGATTGGGTCAGGAAACGGTGCATCAATACGTTGGTCAAGAACCATCTGGCAGAAACTTCAACGAGCTCGTGCTCGATTACAATA aaaaaccACACAATCCAATGATTAATGCCGGCGCGATACTAATTTGCTCGCTTCTGAAAGGGTTAGTCAAGCCAGAAATGGGTTTGGCAGAAAAATTCGATTTCACAATGAATTACTTCAAAAGATTGGCCGGCGAAGAGACTCTCGGCTTTAACAACGCTGTTTTTCTGTCAGAGCGAGAGGCAGCCGATCGAAATTACGCTTTAGGTTTTTACATGAGGGAGCACGGATGTTATCCGGATAAGACTAATCTACGCGAAATTATGGATTTTTATTTCCAG tgTTGTGCCATGGAAGCGAATTGCGAGACGATGGCGGTAATGGCAGCTACGCTTGCGAATGGTGGCATATGTCCGATAACTGAGGAGAAGGTTTTAAAACCGGAAAGCGTTCGTGACGTGTTGAGTCTTATGCATAGCTGCGGCATGTATGACTACAGCGGACAATTCGCATTTAAT gTGGGTATACCAGCGAAATCCGGTGTGTCGGGAAGTCTTCTAGTGGTAATTCCAAATGTTATGGGAATTTGCACATGGTCTCCACCTTTGGATCCGCTTGGAAATTCTTGTCGCGGTTTACAATTCTGCGAAGAACTTGTGCGTGAGTTTAACTTTCACAg ATATGACAATTTGAAACATGCGACGAACAAGAAGGACCCAAGACGGCATAAGTATGAGACGAAAGGTCTCTCGATCGTTAATCTTCTGTTCAGTGCTGCCAGTGGTGACGTCACAGCGATGAGAAG ACACCGACTGAGTGGAATGGATATGACTCTGTCAGACTACGACGGTAGAACTGCACTGCACTTGGCCGCCAGCGAAGGCCATTTGGATTGCGTCGAGTTTCTGATCGAACAATGCGGAGTCCCACATCATCCCAAGGACAG atggGGCAAACGACCAGTCGACGAAGCCGAGACATTCGGGCATGTGCAGGTGgtagaatatttgaaaaattacgcTGTCGCTCATAAAACCGAGATGGAGAATAAAGAGAACGAAAGTATTGATGAGGAATCTTGTCACAAAACGTCAGAAACAGCGGTGCAATCGCCATTGCCGTAA
- the GLS gene encoding glutaminase liver isoform, mitochondrial isoform X3: MPYIEAIDYKSKPNPNSNLQLAKLSEDYAIRSKIACSIWLEKKHDLSTRMLARFLSTRDQDQATNAEDVLFDMFKNEETGLVSVGKFLAALRASGLRKNDPRLQELSDNLKKEHAKSGGHEGVSHETQKLDREQFRRIINPNIVLISRAFRHQFIISDWAGFTKHIEDFYWKCKTNTEGKVASYIPQLARMNPEYWGVSVCTIDGQRFSIGDTSIPFTLQSCSKPLTYAIALDRLGQETVHQYVGQEPSGRNFNELVLDYNKKPHNPMINAGAILICSLLKGLVKPEMGLAEKFDFTMNYFKRLAGEETLGFNNAVFLSEREAADRNYALGFYMREHGCYPDKTNLREIMDFYFQCCAMEANCETMAVMAATLANGGICPITEEKVLKPESVRDVLSLMHSCGMYDYSGQFAFNVGIPAKSGVSGSLLVVIPNVMGICTWSPPLDPLGNSCRGLQFCEELVREFNFHRYDNLKHATNKKDPRRHKYETKGLSIVNLLFSAASGDVTAMRRHRLSGMDMTLSDYDGRTALHLAASEGHLDCVEFLIEQCGVPHHPKDRWGKRPVDEAETFGHVQVVEYLKNYAVAHKTEMENKENESIDEESCHKTSETAVQSPLP, translated from the exons ATGCCTTACATTGAGGCAATCGATTACAAATCGAAACCAAATCCAAACTCTAATCTCCAATTAGCTAAACTTTCGGAAGATTATGCGATCAGATCGAAAATTGCGTGTTCTATCTGGTTAGAGAAGAAACATGATCTATCCACCAGGATGTTGGCACGCTTTCTTAG CACTCGAGATCAAGATCAAGCAACAAATGCCGAAGATGTTTTATTTGACATGTTTAAAAACGAGGAGACTGGTCTTGTATCAGTGGGAAAGTTCCTAGCT GCATTAAGGGCAAGTGGCTTGCGGAAGAATGATCCTCGACTTCAAGAACTTTctgataatttgaaaaaagaacATGCAAAAAGTGGCGGTCACGAAGGTGTATCGCATGAAACGCAGAAGCTGGATAGAGAACAATTCAGAAG AATTATAAATCCCAATATTGTCTTGATCTCGCGAGCATTCAGACATCAGTTTATAATTTCTGATTGGGCGGGTTTTACAAAGCACATTGAGGATTTTTATTGGAAATGCAAGACAAACACCGAAGGCAAAGTCGCGTCCTATATACCGCAGCTGGCCAGAATGAATCCAGAATATTGGGGCGTTTCCGTGTGCACTATCGACGGACAGCGATTCAGCATCGGCGACACCTCGATACCCTTTACACTTCAAAGTTGTAGCAAACCTTTGACCTACGCGATAGCTCTGGACAGATTGGGTCAGGAAACGGTGCATCAATACGTTGGTCAAGAACCATCTGGCAGAAACTTCAACGAGCTCGTGCTCGATTACAATA aaaaaccACACAATCCAATGATTAATGCCGGCGCGATACTAATTTGCTCGCTTCTGAAAGGGTTAGTCAAGCCAGAAATGGGTTTGGCAGAAAAATTCGATTTCACAATGAATTACTTCAAAAGATTGGCCGGCGAAGAGACTCTCGGCTTTAACAACGCTGTTTTTCTGTCAGAGCGAGAGGCAGCCGATCGAAATTACGCTTTAGGTTTTTACATGAGGGAGCACGGATGTTATCCGGATAAGACTAATCTACGCGAAATTATGGATTTTTATTTCCAG tgTTGTGCCATGGAAGCGAATTGCGAGACGATGGCGGTAATGGCAGCTACGCTTGCGAATGGTGGCATATGTCCGATAACTGAGGAGAAGGTTTTAAAACCGGAAAGCGTTCGTGACGTGTTGAGTCTTATGCATAGCTGCGGCATGTATGACTACAGCGGACAATTCGCATTTAAT gTGGGTATACCAGCGAAATCCGGTGTGTCGGGAAGTCTTCTAGTGGTAATTCCAAATGTTATGGGAATTTGCACATGGTCTCCACCTTTGGATCCGCTTGGAAATTCTTGTCGCGGTTTACAATTCTGCGAAGAACTTGTGCGTGAGTTTAACTTTCACAg ATATGACAATTTGAAACATGCGACGAACAAGAAGGACCCAAGACGGCATAAGTATGAGACGAAAGGTCTCTCGATCGTTAATCTTCTGTTCAGTGCTGCCAGTGGTGACGTCACAGCGATGAGAAG ACACCGACTGAGTGGAATGGATATGACTCTGTCAGACTACGACGGTAGAACTGCACTGCACTTGGCCGCCAGCGAAGGCCATTTGGATTGCGTCGAGTTTCTGATCGAACAATGCGGAGTCCCACATCATCCCAAGGACAG atggGGCAAACGACCAGTCGACGAAGCCGAGACATTCGGGCATGTGCAGGTGgtagaatatttgaaaaattacgcTGTCGCTCATAAAACCGAGATGGAGAATAAAGAGAACGAAAGTATTGATGAGGAATCTTGTCACAAAACGTCAGAAACAGCGGTGCAATCGCCATTGCCGTAA